In Nocardia yunnanensis, one DNA window encodes the following:
- a CDS encoding MBL fold metallo-hydrolase: MTLTHPAYEQLRQVTPSAAVVLADNPSGMTLQGTNTWLLRAPGATEYVVVDPGPKDRAHTEALVRETGGEIALILITHRHADHTGGIDHLVKATGTPVRAKDSEFLRGSGTALTDGEVIEAAGLRITVLATPGHTEDSLSFLLDGPDGERALLTGDSVLGSGTTVLESRDDALADYLDSLNRLVAEAPGRHLLPAHGPDHADAEPVIRYYIAHREERLNQVRAALEKLGPKAGSLRIVAEVYADVDKRLWPAAQSSVKAQLAYIRSRG; encoded by the coding sequence TGAGCAACTGCGGCAAGTGACTCCGTCCGCCGCCGTCGTGCTGGCCGACAATCCCAGCGGAATGACGTTGCAGGGCACCAACACCTGGCTGCTGCGCGCACCCGGCGCCACCGAATACGTTGTGGTGGACCCGGGTCCGAAGGATCGCGCGCACACCGAGGCGCTGGTGCGCGAGACCGGCGGCGAGATCGCGCTGATTCTCATCACCCATCGGCATGCCGACCACACCGGCGGCATCGACCACCTGGTCAAGGCCACCGGAACCCCGGTGCGCGCCAAGGACTCCGAATTCCTGCGCGGCTCGGGCACGGCGCTGACCGACGGCGAGGTCATCGAGGCGGCGGGGCTGCGCATCACCGTGCTGGCTACCCCCGGGCACACCGAGGACTCGCTCAGCTTCCTGCTCGACGGCCCCGACGGCGAACGCGCCCTGCTCACCGGCGATTCCGTGCTCGGCAGCGGCACCACCGTGCTGGAATCTCGCGACGACGCGCTCGCGGACTACCTGGACTCCCTGAACCGCCTCGTCGCCGAGGCCCCGGGCCGCCACCTGCTCCCGGCCCACGGCCCCGACCACGCCGACGCCGAACCGGTCATCCGCTACTACATCGCGCATCGCGAGGAGCGGCTGAACCAGGTCCGGGCGGCGTTGGAAAAGCTCGGCCCCAAGGCCGGATCGCTCCGGATCGTCGCCGAGGTCTACGCCGACGTCGACAAGCGTCTGTGGCCCGCGGCGCAGAGCTCGGTGAAAGCACAGCTGGCCTACATCCGTTCGCGGGGGTAG
- a CDS encoding Crp/Fnr family transcriptional regulator: MDEALARAGIFQGVEPTAVAALAKQLQPVDFPRGHVIFNEGEPGDRLYIITSGKVKIGRRSPDGRENLLTIMGPSDMFGELSIFDPGPRTSTATTVTEVRAVTMDRDALKAWIDQRPEIAEQLLRVLARRLRRTNNNLADLIFTDVPGRVAKALLQLAQRFGTQEAGALRVTHDLTQEEIAQLVGASRETVNKALADFAHRGWLRLEGKSVLISDSERLARRAR; this comes from the coding sequence GTGGACGAGGCCCTCGCCAGAGCAGGCATCTTCCAAGGCGTCGAGCCCACCGCGGTGGCGGCTCTCGCCAAACAGCTGCAGCCCGTTGACTTCCCGCGCGGCCACGTCATCTTCAACGAGGGTGAACCCGGCGATCGGTTGTACATCATCACCTCGGGCAAGGTGAAGATCGGCCGCCGTTCGCCCGATGGTCGCGAGAACCTGCTGACCATCATGGGTCCGTCGGACATGTTCGGCGAGCTGTCGATCTTCGATCCGGGTCCGCGCACCTCGACGGCCACCACCGTCACCGAGGTCCGCGCGGTCACCATGGACCGGGACGCCCTCAAGGCGTGGATCGATCAGCGGCCGGAGATCGCCGAACAGCTGCTGCGGGTCCTCGCCCGCCGCCTGCGCCGCACCAACAACAACCTCGCCGACCTCATCTTCACCGACGTTCCGGGTCGCGTCGCCAAGGCGCTGCTGCAGCTGGCCCAGCGCTTCGGCACCCAGGAAGCGGGCGCGCTGCGCGTGACCCACGACCTGACCCAGGAGGAGATCGCCCAGCTGGTCGGCGCCTCCCGCGAGACCGTGAACAAGGCCCTGGCCGACTTCGCGCACCGCGGCTGGCTGCGGCTGGAGGGCAAGAGCGTGCTCATCTCGGACTCCGAGCGGCTCGCTCGCCGAGCTCGCTAG
- the nth gene encoding endonuclease III, whose protein sequence is MGLVRRARRMYRDMTLEFPGAHCELDFTTPLELAVATILSAQCTDVRVNLTTPALFAKYRSAADYAGANRAELEEYIRPTGFYRNKANSLIGLGQALVERFDGELPGNLEQLVTLPGIGRKTANVILGNAFDVPGITVDTHFGRLVRRWNWTAEEDPVKVEHAVGELIERRDWTMLSHRVIFHGRRVCHARKPACGACLLANDCPSYGTGPTDPVEAAKLVKGPETEHLLALVGL, encoded by the coding sequence ATCGGCCTGGTCCGGCGGGCGCGGCGGATGTACCGGGATATGACCCTGGAGTTTCCGGGGGCGCACTGTGAGCTTGATTTCACCACCCCCCTCGAATTGGCGGTCGCCACAATTCTTTCCGCGCAGTGCACCGACGTGCGCGTGAACCTGACCACACCGGCGCTGTTCGCGAAGTACCGCAGCGCCGCCGATTACGCCGGCGCCAATCGCGCCGAACTCGAGGAGTACATCCGGCCCACCGGTTTCTATCGGAACAAGGCCAATTCGCTGATCGGTCTCGGCCAGGCGCTGGTGGAGCGCTTCGACGGCGAACTGCCGGGCAACCTCGAGCAGCTGGTCACCCTGCCCGGCATCGGGCGCAAGACCGCGAACGTCATCCTGGGCAACGCCTTCGACGTGCCCGGCATCACGGTCGATACCCACTTCGGCCGACTGGTGCGGCGCTGGAACTGGACCGCCGAGGAGGATCCGGTCAAGGTCGAGCACGCCGTCGGCGAACTCATCGAGCGCCGCGACTGGACCATGCTCTCGCATCGGGTGATCTTCCACGGCCGCCGCGTCTGCCACGCCCGCAAACCCGCGTGCGGCGCCTGCCTGCTGGCCAACGACTGTCCTTCCTACGGAACGGGACCCACCGATCCGGTCGAGGCCGCCAAACTCGTCAAGGGGCCGGAGACCGAGCATCTGCTCGCCCTGGTGGGCTTGTGA
- a CDS encoding TlpA family protein disulfide reductase, with product MSADAATGKTWWRWALAAVIVVVAAAVALWPQLSKDSAKDAATGSATAPPSEPAVAEADRAGAALTACPQPSGAPVGDSPLRGITLNCLADGKPVDLVAALAGKPALLNLWAYWCAPCAEELPLLQQFSRQAGDALTVLTVHSDQGTAKALSRLTALGVHLPGVQDPDGKVRTAVHAPAVLPISVLLRADGTVAKVVVRPFTSVEDISTTVAAELGVRA from the coding sequence GTGAGCGCCGACGCGGCGACGGGAAAGACCTGGTGGCGATGGGCGCTGGCGGCGGTGATCGTCGTCGTCGCGGCGGCCGTCGCGCTGTGGCCGCAGTTGAGCAAGGACTCCGCGAAGGACGCCGCCACCGGGTCGGCCACCGCGCCGCCGTCCGAACCGGCTGTCGCCGAGGCGGATCGCGCGGGTGCGGCGCTGACCGCGTGCCCGCAGCCGTCCGGCGCGCCCGTCGGCGACTCTCCGCTGCGCGGCATCACGCTGAACTGCCTGGCCGACGGCAAGCCCGTGGATCTGGTCGCGGCCCTGGCCGGCAAGCCCGCGCTGCTCAACCTGTGGGCCTACTGGTGCGCCCCCTGTGCCGAGGAACTGCCGCTGCTGCAACAGTTCTCGCGGCAGGCCGGCGACGCGCTCACCGTGCTGACCGTCCACAGCGATCAGGGCACGGCCAAAGCGCTGTCGCGGCTGACCGCGCTGGGTGTCCACCTGCCCGGCGTGCAGGATCCGGACGGCAAGGTGCGCACCGCCGTTCACGCCCCGGCCGTGCTGCCGATCTCGGTGCTGTTGCGCGCGGATGGCACCGTCGCGAAAGTCGTGGTACGTCCGTTCACCAGCGTGGAGGACATTTCCACCACCGTCGCGGCCGAATTGGGAGTGAGAGCGTGA
- a CDS encoding NUDIX hydrolase, whose product MRPEASANGIPDWLRGVAEHDPADPTGVNPVLRRNAMRRFAAAATRPRDAAVLVLFGGSPDADAAARGGLPADADVLLTQRAATLRQHSGQVAFPGGGVEPQDDGPISTALREAQEETGLDPASVEPIAVLPKIFVPPSRFDVTPVVAYWRTPGEVGVVSETEAARVVRVPISELIDPANRFVVRHPLGYMGPAFAVDGMLVWGFTAGVLAGLLAVSGWETEWDHHDVRDLQAALAAVGMTL is encoded by the coding sequence GTGAGACCAGAGGCGTCCGCCAACGGGATTCCGGACTGGCTGCGCGGCGTCGCCGAGCACGATCCGGCCGATCCGACGGGCGTGAACCCGGTATTGCGCCGCAATGCCATGCGGCGCTTCGCCGCCGCCGCGACCCGGCCCCGCGATGCCGCGGTGCTGGTGCTGTTCGGCGGCTCCCCGGACGCGGATGCGGCTGCGCGCGGCGGACTTCCGGCCGACGCCGACGTGCTGCTCACCCAGCGCGCCGCCACGCTGCGGCAGCACAGCGGGCAGGTGGCGTTCCCGGGCGGCGGCGTGGAACCGCAGGACGACGGCCCGATCAGCACCGCTCTGCGCGAGGCCCAGGAGGAGACCGGCCTGGATCCGGCGAGCGTGGAGCCGATCGCGGTGCTGCCCAAGATCTTCGTGCCGCCGTCGCGGTTCGATGTGACGCCGGTGGTCGCCTACTGGCGTACCCCCGGCGAGGTGGGAGTGGTGAGCGAGACCGAGGCCGCGCGGGTGGTGCGGGTCCCGATCAGCGAACTCATCGATCCCGCCAACCGTTTCGTGGTGCGGCACCCGCTGGGCTATATGGGTCCGGCGTTCGCCGTGGACGGAATGCTGGTGTGGGGGTTCACCGCCGGCGTGCTCGCCGGACTGCTGGCGGTGTCGGGGTGGGAAACGGAATGGGACCATCACGATGTACGTGATCTGCAGGCCGCACTGGCCGCGGTAGGGATGACATTATGA
- a CDS encoding MarP family serine protease, protein MSASGWLDLGIIILALLAATSGWRQGAVASALAFLGVILGAVAGILIAPHILEHLSEGRTRVLVGVLLIVALVIVGEVAGMVLGRAARGGMRDPFTRSVDSVVGAGLQAVAVLATAWLLALPLTNSSQPGIAAAVTNSQVLRNVDHVAPDWLRRVPTDFSNLLNTSGLPDVIGPFGHVPITAVDPPDESVLHLPVAQQLQTSVLRIRGIAPSCQRQLEGSGFVVAPERIMTNAHVVAGTNTVNVDTAQGSLPATVVLFDSNKDVAILAVPGLKAQPLTLAPADATSGESSIVLGYPGGGRYTASAARVRETLNLKGPNIYRDNDVKREVYTIRGSVRAGNSGGPLVDTDGRILGVVFGAAVTDDDTGYVLTLDEVRPELDSAATQTAAVGTGSCVLS, encoded by the coding sequence ATGAGCGCCTCTGGCTGGCTCGACCTGGGAATCATCATTCTGGCGCTGCTGGCCGCCACCTCCGGGTGGCGGCAGGGCGCGGTCGCCTCGGCGCTGGCCTTCCTAGGCGTGATTCTCGGTGCGGTGGCGGGCATTCTGATCGCCCCGCACATTCTCGAGCATCTCAGCGAGGGCCGCACCCGGGTGCTGGTGGGCGTGCTGCTCATCGTCGCGCTGGTGATCGTCGGCGAGGTGGCGGGCATGGTACTGGGCCGGGCGGCCCGCGGCGGCATGCGCGATCCGTTCACTCGCAGCGTCGACAGCGTGGTGGGCGCGGGCCTGCAGGCGGTGGCGGTGCTGGCCACCGCGTGGCTGCTGGCGCTGCCGCTGACCAACTCCTCGCAGCCGGGAATCGCGGCCGCCGTCACCAACTCCCAGGTGCTGCGCAATGTGGACCATGTCGCGCCGGACTGGCTGCGGCGGGTGCCGACCGACTTCTCCAACCTGCTCAACACCTCCGGGCTGCCGGATGTCATCGGCCCGTTCGGGCACGTCCCGATCACCGCGGTGGATCCGCCCGACGAGAGCGTGCTGCATCTGCCGGTGGCCCAGCAGCTGCAGACCAGCGTGCTGCGCATCCGCGGTATCGCGCCCAGTTGCCAACGGCAGCTGGAGGGTTCGGGCTTCGTGGTGGCGCCGGAGCGGATCATGACCAACGCGCACGTGGTCGCGGGCACCAATACCGTCAACGTGGATACCGCGCAGGGTTCGCTGCCGGCCACCGTGGTGCTGTTCGACTCGAACAAGGATGTGGCGATCCTGGCGGTCCCGGGCCTGAAGGCGCAGCCGCTGACGCTGGCCCCGGCCGACGCCACCTCGGGGGAGAGCTCGATCGTGCTCGGCTACCCGGGCGGCGGCCGCTACACCGCCAGTGCGGCGCGCGTGCGCGAGACGCTGAACCTCAAGGGCCCCAATATCTACCGGGACAACGACGTCAAGCGTGAGGTGTACACGATCCGCGGTTCGGTGCGCGCCGGCAATTCCGGCGGTCCGCTGGTCGACACCGACGGCCGGATCCTGGGCGTGGTCTTCGGCGCGGCGGTCACCGACGACGACACCGGCTACGTTCTGACCCTCGACGAGGTCCGGCCCGAACTGGATTCCGCGGCAACCCAAACCGCGGCCGTCGGCACCGGCAGCTGTGTGCTGAGCTGA
- a CDS encoding alpha/beta fold hydrolase: MSSNSPPDPSTVRYDGPWTHRDVHANGIRFHVVEAVPAGTANAPAAFADPDTPLVVLLHGFGDFWWSWRHQLTGLAARGFRTVAVDLRGYGDSDKPPRGYDGWTLAGDVAGLIRALGHTEATLVGHAEGGLVCWATAVLHPRVVRSIALISSPHPVVLKKAVLRDRRQRAAWLPSFLNCQLPRIPENRLTRDDGIEIELMLRERVGQQWSASAEFADTARRMRTAIRVPGVAHSALEYQRWAFRSQWRPDGRRFMAAMTEPVRVPCLALYGEQDDYILPGTIRHGHRLAPERRVVPIPDAGHYAHQENPEPVTAEIAKLLG, from the coding sequence GTGTCGTCGAATTCGCCTCCCGATCCGTCCACTGTCCGCTACGACGGACCGTGGACTCATCGGGATGTGCACGCCAACGGTATTCGCTTCCACGTGGTGGAGGCCGTGCCGGCCGGGACCGCCAACGCCCCGGCCGCCTTCGCCGACCCGGACACCCCGCTGGTGGTGCTGCTGCACGGCTTCGGTGATTTCTGGTGGTCGTGGCGGCATCAGCTGACCGGGCTGGCGGCGCGCGGTTTCCGGACGGTGGCGGTGGATCTGCGCGGCTACGGCGACAGCGACAAACCACCGCGCGGCTACGACGGCTGGACGCTGGCCGGTGACGTGGCCGGACTGATCCGCGCGCTCGGCCACACCGAGGCCACCCTGGTCGGTCACGCCGAGGGCGGCCTGGTGTGCTGGGCGACCGCGGTGCTGCATCCGCGGGTGGTGCGCTCCATCGCGCTGATCAGCTCCCCGCATCCGGTGGTCCTGAAAAAGGCGGTGCTGCGCGACCGGCGGCAGCGCGCGGCCTGGCTGCCGAGCTTCCTGAACTGCCAGCTGCCGCGCATCCCCGAGAACCGGCTCACCCGCGACGACGGCATCGAGATCGAACTGATGCTGCGCGAGCGCGTCGGCCAACAGTGGTCGGCCAGCGCGGAATTCGCCGATACCGCCCGCCGCATGCGCACCGCCATCCGCGTCCCCGGCGTCGCGCACTCTGCCCTGGAGTATCAGCGCTGGGCCTTCCGCAGCCAGTGGCGGCCCGACGGCCGCCGTTTCATGGCGGCCATGACCGAGCCGGTGCGGGTGCCCTGCCTGGCCCTCTACGGCGAGCAGGACGACTACATCCTGCCCGGCACCATCCGCCACGGCCACCGGCTGGCCCCGGAACGCCGCGTGGTGCCGATCCCGGACGCGGGACACTATGCGCACCAGGAAAATCCGGAGCCGGTGACCGCGGAGATCGCGAAACTGCTGGGCTGA
- a CDS encoding phage holin family protein, translated as MSFTQGGNGYDGNRTRTVTSIPLSDVDAHQSATFGTLVRDATEQMSTLVRAEVELAKAEVTGEIKKGLQGSVYFILALTILLFSSFFFFFFLAELLDIWLYRWAAFLVVFLLMIAAVAAFALLGYLKVRKLRAPEKTIESLKEAKTVLPSGFGHGAEAAPSVTLELDKPRT; from the coding sequence TTGAGCTTCACACAGGGCGGTAACGGCTACGACGGGAACCGCACCCGCACCGTCACTTCGATTCCGCTGTCCGATGTCGACGCCCATCAGTCGGCTACCTTCGGCACGCTGGTTCGCGATGCGACCGAGCAGATGTCGACGCTGGTGCGCGCCGAGGTGGAGCTGGCCAAGGCCGAGGTGACCGGTGAGATCAAGAAGGGCCTGCAGGGCAGCGTCTACTTCATTCTGGCGCTGACCATCCTGCTGTTCAGCTCCTTCTTCTTTTTCTTCTTCCTCGCCGAACTGCTCGATATCTGGCTGTACCGCTGGGCCGCGTTCCTGGTGGTGTTCCTGCTCATGATCGCGGCGGTGGCGGCGTTCGCGCTGCTGGGTTATCTGAAGGTGCGCAAACTGCGCGCCCCGGAGAAGACCATCGAATCGCTCAAGGAGGCGAAGACCGTGCTGCCCAGTGGATTCGGCCACGGCGCGGAGGCGGCCCCGAGCGTCACGCTCGAACTCGACAAGCCCCGGACCTAG
- the nhaA gene encoding Na+/H+ antiporter NhaA, with amino-acid sequence MIAQVRSELARYLRTETFGGALLLIAAAGALIWVNSPWGASYTTMIDTRLAIPALHLDLSLADWTKDGLLAVFFFVAGLELKRELVVGELADRKRATLPIVAAIGGVVMPALIATAVGWGAEGMDRGWAIPVATDIAFALAVLAMTGSRIPASARVFLLSLAVVDDLIAIILIAVLFTTTLKMLWLLIAVACFAGWALAQTFRLGSPLIYLPLGLLSWYALHEAGIHATLAGVACGLLTRVRPDPDEDEHCVPAAKLEHFFQPISAVLCVPLFALLASGVPLDSKVLSNLFTDRLALAVIAGLLIGKTVGIFGSSWLAVRLGIAERPGDLGYRDMFALSVLGAIGFTVSLLVAELALEDVGDGSEAELAKAAVLLTSLAASLAGSALLLRRGRAHQARRDARALQSQE; translated from the coding sequence GTGATCGCTCAGGTCCGCTCGGAGCTGGCCCGCTATCTCAGAACCGAAACCTTCGGCGGCGCTTTGCTTCTCATCGCGGCCGCCGGAGCGCTGATCTGGGTGAACTCGCCGTGGGGCGCGAGCTACACCACCATGATCGACACCCGGCTCGCGATTCCCGCCCTCCACCTGGATCTCTCGCTGGCCGACTGGACCAAGGACGGCCTGCTGGCCGTCTTCTTCTTCGTCGCCGGCCTGGAGCTCAAACGCGAGCTGGTGGTCGGGGAGCTCGCCGACCGCAAGCGCGCCACCCTGCCCATCGTGGCGGCCATCGGCGGCGTGGTGATGCCCGCGCTCATCGCCACCGCGGTCGGCTGGGGCGCGGAGGGCATGGATCGCGGCTGGGCGATTCCGGTGGCCACCGATATCGCGTTCGCGCTGGCCGTGCTGGCCATGACCGGATCGCGGATTCCGGCCAGTGCCCGGGTTTTTCTGCTCAGCTTGGCCGTGGTTGACGATCTGATCGCCATCATCCTGATCGCGGTGCTGTTCACCACCACGCTGAAAATGCTGTGGCTGCTGATCGCGGTGGCCTGCTTCGCGGGCTGGGCGCTGGCGCAGACGTTCCGGCTCGGCAGTCCGCTGATCTATCTACCGCTGGGCCTGCTGTCCTGGTACGCCCTGCACGAGGCCGGGATCCACGCCACCCTGGCCGGTGTGGCCTGCGGACTGCTCACCCGGGTTCGCCCCGACCCGGACGAGGACGAGCACTGCGTGCCCGCCGCCAAGCTCGAGCATTTCTTCCAGCCCATCTCGGCGGTGTTGTGCGTCCCGTTGTTCGCATTGCTCGCTTCCGGGGTACCCCTGGATTCGAAGGTGCTCTCGAACCTGTTCACCGACCGGCTGGCGCTGGCCGTCATCGCGGGTCTGCTGATCGGTAAAACGGTCGGCATCTTCGGATCCAGTTGGCTGGCGGTGCGGTTGGGCATCGCGGAACGACCCGGTGATCTCGGTTATCGGGACATGTTCGCCCTGTCGGTACTGGGTGCGATCGGCTTCACCGTTAGCCTCTTGGTGGCAGAACTGGCATTGGAAGACGTCGGCGACGGCAGCGAGGCGGAACTCGCGAAAGCGGCGGTGTTGCTCACGTCTTTGGCGGCTTCCCTGGCCGGTTCGGCGCTACTGTTGCGTCGTGGGCGTGCTCACCAGGCACGACGGGACGCGCGAGCGCTGCAAAGTCAAGAGTGA
- the acs gene encoding acetate--CoA ligase produces MTTDSSAEHLDAYPPSAEFAAAANGDASLYDRAGADREGFWAEQARRLHWHQPFTQVLDWTDAPFAKWFADGKLNVAYNCVDRHVLDGHGDQVAIHWEGEPGDSRDLTYSDLLAEVSRAANYLTGLGLVAGDRVAIYMPMVPEAIVAMLASARLGLTHSVVFAGFSPSALRQRVDDAAAKLVITTDGQWRRGKPAPLKTAVDEALAEGDSTVEHVLVVRRTGLDTPMVEGRDLWWDETVALAFPEHEAQAFDAEHPLFILYTSGTTGKPKGILHTSGGYLTQAAYTHHYVFDHKPGRDVYWCTADIGWVTGHSYIVYGPLANRVTEVVYEGTPNFPDEHRHWQIIEKYGVSIYYTAPTLVRTFMKWGREIPQAHDLSSLRLLGSVGEPINPEAWRWYRDVVGGNKTPIVDTWWQTETGAIMISPLPGVTHAKPGAAMTPLPGISAKVVDEEGNPVELGETEANGYLVLDHPWPSMLRGIWGDNERYRETYWARYAEKGWYFAGDGAKLDKDGDLWVLGRVDDVMNVSGHRISTAEVESALVGHTGVAEAAVVGASDDTTGQGIVAFVILTAEAKNTGDDLVAELKAEVSREISPIARPREIHVVPELPKTRSGKIMRRLLRDVAEGRELGDTSTLVDPNVFEAIRAGNA; encoded by the coding sequence ATGACCACGGATTCCTCTGCCGAGCACCTGGACGCGTACCCGCCCAGCGCAGAGTTCGCGGCGGCCGCCAACGGCGACGCCTCTCTCTACGATCGGGCCGGCGCGGACCGGGAGGGCTTCTGGGCCGAACAGGCCCGGCGGCTGCACTGGCATCAGCCCTTCACCCAGGTGCTGGACTGGACCGACGCGCCCTTCGCCAAGTGGTTCGCCGACGGCAAGCTCAATGTCGCCTACAACTGCGTGGACCGGCACGTGCTCGACGGGCACGGCGATCAGGTCGCCATCCACTGGGAGGGTGAACCCGGCGACTCGCGCGACCTCACCTACAGCGATCTGCTGGCCGAGGTGTCGCGGGCGGCCAACTACCTGACCGGACTGGGGCTGGTCGCGGGCGATCGCGTCGCCATCTACATGCCGATGGTGCCCGAGGCGATCGTGGCCATGCTGGCCAGCGCCCGCCTGGGACTGACGCATTCGGTGGTGTTCGCGGGCTTCTCCCCCAGCGCGCTGCGCCAGCGCGTCGACGACGCCGCGGCCAAGCTGGTCATCACCACCGACGGCCAGTGGCGGCGCGGCAAGCCGGCCCCGCTCAAGACCGCCGTGGACGAGGCGCTGGCCGAAGGCGATTCGACCGTCGAGCATGTGCTCGTGGTCCGCCGCACCGGCCTCGACACCCCGATGGTGGAGGGCCGCGACCTGTGGTGGGACGAGACCGTCGCGCTGGCCTTCCCCGAACACGAGGCGCAGGCCTTCGACGCCGAGCATCCTCTGTTCATCCTGTACACCTCCGGCACCACCGGGAAGCCCAAGGGCATCCTGCACACCTCCGGCGGCTACCTGACCCAGGCCGCGTACACCCACCACTACGTCTTCGACCACAAGCCGGGTCGCGACGTGTACTGGTGCACCGCCGACATCGGCTGGGTGACCGGGCACAGCTACATCGTGTACGGGCCGCTGGCCAACCGGGTCACCGAGGTCGTGTACGAGGGCACCCCGAACTTCCCCGACGAGCACCGGCACTGGCAGATCATCGAAAAGTACGGTGTCAGCATCTATTACACGGCGCCGACGCTGGTGCGCACGTTCATGAAGTGGGGTCGGGAGATTCCGCAGGCGCACGACCTGTCGAGCCTGCGGCTGCTGGGCTCGGTCGGCGAGCCGATCAACCCGGAGGCGTGGCGCTGGTACCGGGATGTGGTGGGCGGCAACAAGACTCCCATCGTGGACACCTGGTGGCAGACCGAGACGGGCGCGATCATGATCTCGCCGCTGCCGGGCGTCACGCACGCCAAACCGGGCGCGGCCATGACCCCGCTGCCGGGCATCTCGGCGAAAGTCGTGGACGAGGAGGGCAATCCGGTCGAGCTGGGCGAGACCGAGGCCAACGGGTACCTGGTGCTCGATCACCCCTGGCCGTCCATGCTGCGCGGCATCTGGGGCGACAACGAGCGCTACCGCGAGACCTACTGGGCGCGCTACGCCGAGAAGGGCTGGTACTTCGCGGGCGACGGGGCCAAGCTCGACAAGGACGGGGACCTGTGGGTGCTCGGCCGCGTCGACGACGTCATGAACGTGTCGGGCCACCGCATCTCGACCGCCGAGGTGGAGTCGGCGCTGGTCGGCCACACCGGGGTCGCCGAGGCCGCGGTCGTGGGCGCGTCCGACGACACCACCGGCCAGGGCATCGTGGCGTTCGTGATCCTGACCGCCGAGGCCAAGAACACCGGTGACGATCTGGTCGCCGAACTCAAGGCGGAGGTGTCGCGCGAGATCAGCCCGATCGCCCGCCCCCGCGAGATCCACGTGGTGCCGGAGCTGCCCAAGACCCGCTCGGGCAAGATCATGCGCCGCCTGCTGCGCGATGTGGCCGAGGGCCGCGAACTCGGCGACACCTCAACCCTGGTGGACCCCAACGTCTTCGAGGCCATCCGCGCCGGAAACGCGTAA